The genome window TTTTGGCCGCTTGAAAATTTTCATCGGGACTATTTCTTGCTGCGGATGGCACATCATCTACTGTTCCAATAATTCCATCTGTCCAGAAATCCATGGTTGACCACATTGGCCGATAACCGTCTCCAAATCGGGTTTTTAACATCCAATCCAACCCCCATTTCCCTTCTTTTATCAAACGATCCGAAAGAATAGGGTCAGTATGACGTAATTCATACGCCAGTGCGAACTTTGCATGGGTTGCCTCCGCAGTATTCGTTAATCCCTGAGATAGATCTCCTGCATCATGCCATCCTCCGTTGATTGCAATTGATTGATCACCATGGATACTCGTCCAATCCAAGTGGCATACAGCATGGATGCCAGGAACAGCATAACCACACCGTTGGGTATAAAAATGATTAATAGTTTTGATGACTGTACTTCGATATATATCCTCAAAACTGCCAATACTAAAAGCTTTGGTCTTTCGATCACCGGCTTTAAGAATAAATTGACCTGTTTGATTAAACTCACTGAAGTCCATCTCCTGAAATGTTCCAATAGGAGTTTCTTTTGAAACGATTGGCTTTTCAAAGACAACTTCATCGGTCAATGTATGTACCAGCGAAAAATTTTCTGCAGATACATCAGAAGCAAGTGCTGTTTTGGGCATATCGGTGACATAGCCAACATGGTTATAGGCAATATGTCCGGGTGCAACATTCCATCCTTCATAGTAATCGGGTTTTACTTTTTCAATGAAAACCTCATCGATAAAATATTTCACCGTTGTTGTTGCTCCTGGTTCATTCCCCTGTAACCGATATCGTATTTCTATACCAGTTACGTTGTCCCTGCCAAGGTGTTCAAATTCCCAAAATACTTTATTCCATTTTTGGTTTTCCACAATTTGATAGTTCAATCCATGTCGATCATAAGGCCCCGGGACTTGTTCTTGACCATCATTATGAAAGACCATACTTAATGATACCACCTTAAATCCCGGCAAATCTGGATAAACCCAAAAGCTTATTCGATTCCAATCCGACCAATCTTCCTTCTGCACTGGATGAAAAGCACTGGAAACTCCCCACGGTCGTCCATCGGTGAATCCTTCCTCCATCGTAGAGACGTTGCCTTTTGTCGGAGAAACAAGCAATAGTGACGCATTGCCTTGGTAAAAATTTTTATTGGAAATCGACAGGCTTCCATATCCCCCCCTGTGTTCCCATTCATCAATGTTTTCAGTACTTGCTAATCGTTTTGATTCAAGTACCTCTTTTTGAGACCATTCATACTCCAGCGTATTTTCCCATTTTGCAGACATAGGCATATCCGGAATACGTTGAGCAATAGTTATCTGGGAAACCATTATAAAGGCTCCCACAAGACACAGGGATAGTTTTTTGAAAGGTATCATAACGATCTTACTTTTTATAGTTCTATCATCCAAAGGGAGGATAATTGTTAATGACAACTAATACCGGCAAAACCTCCTAATCTATTCCGGAATAGTTCTATACTGAAAAAACGAAACTCAATGCTGAGGGCTAACTGCTTGATAAATTCTTTTGCATTCTTAGATTTCAAGAAATTATTATATACAGCGATGATATTAGATTTTCTTACGTTTCCCCTTTGCTTAGGAAATATAAAAATAAATTTTTTTAGGTATTGAAATAAGATTGATCCCGGATCACCGAATCCCTATATCATCTGTTTACGGCCGGATCGGCGTTCCGTCGAGGGCGCGGACTTGCGTCCAGGTGTTGAGCTGCTTATCGGGGATCGGAAATTTTTTGGCTTCTTCCTCATTGAGATCTACGCCAATACCCGGCGCTTCGTTAATTTTTACGTAACCGTTCTCTACACGTGGCGCCCAGGAAAAATAGCCCGCAGCCTGTCAGTCATATTCGGCGCCTCCTGGATGCCAAAGTTCCATACGGCCAGGTCAATATGTGCGTTGGCGGCATGTCCTACCGGTGATACATCCCCCGGACCATGCCACGCTGTACGAACATTAAACCACTCGCCCAGCCTGGCTACCTTCATAGCCGGTGTGATGCCACCGATCTGTGAAATATGAATGCGGATGAAGTCTATCCAACGGTTTCAACCACATTGGACAACAGATCATCTCCAAACGTTTGAGTGAATTCAATACCCGAATATTCGCTGACATCCATAAAAAAATCTTCGCCAACAGGAGGCATATCAGGCAATGCAGAAGGAGTTGAATTACTTTGATTGCATGTGGAAAAGGAAAAACCGGCTGCAATTAAAAATGGTACTATAATAAGTAGTGCCCTGTTATGTTTGCCAGTCACAAAATTGAAAATCATAAATCCATTTTTCGACTTAAATCTTTGGATAGCTTACTTAGCTGAAGGATAGTTTTAGAGTTTTATATCCAAATATATAATAAAATATAATCGCCAAGTACACAACCATTCTCTTATCAAAGAAATGCACTTTTTTAAGCTTTAGAAAGGCTTTTTAGAAAATTTGAGATTGGTTATTTCTAATTTCAAAAAATTTGCGAGATTTAAACAGCTACAAAAATCATCGTTCAACCCAGATTTTTTGGTTGAATGATTTTTGCTTGAGATTTACTGCCAACTGCTTACTGAGCCTCTCCTTTTCCAATCTCAATCATCCTATTACTCATCAGCAGTTTCGCCCAAAAACCAATACTTAGAATGTAACCGAAGCATAAGTGCTCCTTTCAAAACAAACTCTTCTGTATAGGCTGATTTGCTCATTCTTAACAAGAACTTCTCCATCGCATAATATTGAAGAAGCTCATTGAACGGACGCCTTCTTTCCCTCGATTTGTTTAATAAACGCTGATGAACTGACCTGGCTGCTCTTTTCTTGTCATCCATGAGCAATGGCCTCCAGATATGGTTGCATGACGTTTCTTACATTACACAGCTCCGCATATTTAACGATCTCTTGGTGGGTCACATTGGCAAACTATAATTCTTTAGACATTTCATTGAGTAGAGACAAATTTTTACATCATCTGAAGAAGAATCAGCTTAAAAATTTACACATTAAACTGTAAAAAAAACTTTGAATTTCTTTACATAATTGAGACGAGATGTAAAGAAATCGGCACATTTTTTACAAAACAGGAGGGTTAGAATTGTGCTTTCAACTCCCTAAACATGTCAATCATATTACAATAATTGACATCAAATGCATTACAAACCTCCGGAATGGGGATTCTGTTTTTCTGATTTGGATTACTTACCTCTTGCGTAACCAAAGTATGACCGGTTGACTTGCAGTAAGCCAACGCCCCCTGTACATCCCGAATGGAATAGAGGGATCTTCTTGTTCGATTCACAGCCTTCCTCAGGGAGATTCCTCGACTCGCTCCGCTCGCTCGGAATGACAGGGAACGTGTAGAAGAAAGCGGCGGGCATCACGAATCGAAATTGCACCACATTCACAGCCACCCGCCGTAATGGCAACACACTACCCTGGCGGCGTAACTCTAAACTCTTCAAACCACAGTGTCTGATACGCCGCTGTATAATAAAGCCACCCTGTCATCTCGAGTAAGAGAGCAGAGCGAACGCATCGAGAGATCTCCCTGATTCAACTCGATAGAACAAATAGGGGGAACTCCTTATTCGAACGTACTACCTCAATCAAGGAGATGTCTCGACTCCATTCGTCGCCGGGGCTCCTCACTGCGCTCGACATGACAGTGCCACAGTAGGGAAGAACGGCGGGCATCAAATTCCGAGACAGATCATAGTTTCACGCCGCCCGCCTAACCCAAACTCCTCCTGCACCAATGACGAAAACAGCTCTTCTGATTTTTTTTAGATGGCTTTCTGTAGCGGTTTATCAATTGTAACCTTATTCAACCTTTTTTCAAATTTTTCAATGTATTGCTCGTCAGGTAAATACACTTCAATCTTATTGAGATTACATTGATTTAATTTTGGTTGTGCCAAACCAGTTCTGTAAGGTTCAAGATCAAGATTTTTGATGAAGTATCTTTTTTAAGACTCGCATACACCAACTTCCATGGGCGACCGCTCTTTGTGGCTTTACTTCTGCCTTGATTGTGTCGAATAAATCGATCCCCTACATCTTCACTATGCCCAGTGTAAAACCGATCCCTTCTTTTGCTGTATAAAATGTAAACGTAATACATCTTCTCTCCGACTTTATTGATTCAACAAAAAAAGGACAGCCCTTTTCGAGAACTGTCCTTCGTTTTTTTTGTGGGCGCTGCAGGATTCGAACCTGCGACCCCCTGCTTGTAAGGCAGGTGCTCTAAACCAACTGAGCTAAGCGCCCTTCAATAATGTTTTATTAATGGGCTTTTGTGACCCTCCCGGTGATAACCGGGATGCTCTTGCCGAAGGCATCCCTTCGGGGAAACCAGCTGAGCTAACCACCCAGATTTCAAACTTTAACTCTCAAACGAGTGTTTATAATTACTGAATACATCAAAATACAGATAACCCGTTTTTGAATCAGACTCTAAATATAAGAACTTCAACAATTGGATAAAACAGTTTATCCTCAATAAAATTTTGGTTATCTATAAGAGTTAGGTTAACACCGTTAATCTTTGTTTAATCAATGTAAACAATCACTGTAGAGATGAGCACTTCCAAAAAGAAAAAAGAGGTTGTATTTGTTGATGGCGGACGCACTCCTTTTCTGCGCGCACAAACCGATTTCAAACGATTTACTGCGTATGATCTGGGACGCCTGGCCATCGCAGGGCTGATTAATAAAACCAAGCTGGACGGTAACCACATCGATCATGTTTACTATGGAAATGTGATCCAGGATATCAACACAAGCAATGTAGCCCGGGAATCTTCTATGGCGGCAGGCCTGCCCGATTCTGTTCCCGCTACTACACTATCCATGGCATGTATCTCCTCTAATATTGCATTAACCACGGCCACAGATTCTATTTCAAGAGATCAAATCAATGCATCCATTGTGGGCGGAGTGGAAATTATGAGTGATATTCCGATCCGATTCAGAAAGAAATTCAGACAAAAACTACTGGAGACACAGAAGTATAAATCTCCAACGGATTGGCTGAAATTTTTTAAAGGCCTGAACCCGTCTGATCTTCTTCCCGAAATTCCGTCCATCTCCGAATTTTCTACAGGCGAAACGATGGGAGAGAGCTGCGATAAAATGGCAGCCAAATATGACATCAACCGAAAGGAGCAGGATGCTTACGCCATGCGGTCTCATCAGCTTGCTTATAAAGCTTCGGAAGCTGGTTTTTTGAAAGATGAAATTATTCCGGTTAGCGTAAACAACGGAGATAAAATTGTTGAGAAAGACAATGGCGTTCGACCTGATACGGATATGGAAAAACTCGCGAAATTGAATCCGGCGTTTATTAAACCTCACGGAACGGTTACAGCTGGAAATGCCTCTTTTCTAACGGACGGTGCCTCCGCCGGACTTGTGATGGACAAGGATTTTGCTCTAAAAAACGGGTATCAACCAAAAGCAGTGATTCGAAGCTACACCTATGTTGCACAACGGCCTGATGATGAACTGCTGATCGGCCCGGCCTTTGCTGTACCCAAAGTTCTGGATGAGATGAATTTGACTTTGGATGACATCGACGTATTTGAATTCCATGAAGCGTTTGCCGGTCAGATGTTAACCGTATTGAAAGCTCTTGACAGCGATGAGTTTGCAAAAAACCGGCTCAACCGAAAAGAGAAGGTCGGGAAAGTTCCCTGGGAAAAATTGAATCAATGGGGCGGATCGCTGTCTCTGGGACATCCTTTCGCGGCAACCGGCATTCGTTTGGTTACTACTGCCGCGAATCGTTTAATCAAAGAAGATGGAAAATATGCTTTGATTGCAGCGTGTGCCGCCGGAGGTCAGGGGCATGCGATGATCATTGAACGATTTACTGAGTGAAACGTGAATACATAAACTTCCCTCTCGAGAGGGAAAAGTTATACTGCGTTTAGCAGGATGACGAGGAGTGTGTTTCGTGAATTCAATTGCAATTGCACGCCGTTAACATACCCCTGATGCCTCCGCTAAACGCTCCGGCACCTGTCTCCTCTCAAGAGGGGAATATTTCTAAACTTATTTTTACAATGAACAAGAAAAAAAACATACTACAGCTCGAAACCACCGAGAATGTCGCCGTCATCACGCTGGATACACCCGGCGAAAAGGTGAACAAACTGAATGAACAGCTCATCGGTGAGTTCTCAACTATTTTGGATGAACTTGAAACGGATGACTCTGTGGACGGCGCACTTCTCATCAGCGGGAAGGAGAATAATTTTATCGCCGGGGCGGATATTGAGATGTTTGAGACAAGAGAAACCGCCGATGAGTTATCCGAACTGAGTTGGACCGGTCATGAAATCCTGTTAAGAATCGAGAATTTTTCAAAGCCGATTGTTGTGGGAATCCATGGCTCTTGCATGGGTGGCGGAACCGAGCTTGCCCTTGCAAGTCACTATCGAATTGTGTCGGATCATAACTCAACTAAAATTGGCCTGCCGGAAGTAAAGCTTGGCCTGTTGCCCGGAATGGGAGGGACGCAACGGCTCCCGAGGCTGATCGGAATCCAAAAAGCTCTGCCTTATCTGCTGACCGGAAAAAATATGTACAGCTACCAGGCGGGTAAAACCGGTTTTGCCGATGAAGTGGTTCACCAGTATGCTATTAAAGATGCGGGAATTAAAGCGGTTGAAAAACTCAAAGATGGAAAGGTGAGTCATCCGGATAAACGTTCCGTTCTTGAAAAAATATCTGAGAGCAATGCCCTGGGTCGAAGTATCATTTTTGATCAGGCCCGAAAACGGACTCGCCAGGAAACAAAAGGTAATTACCCTGCTCCTCCAAAGATTATTGACAGTGTTGAGTATGGATATAAAAACGGTTTTGAAAAGGGACTGAAGTATGAATCAAAACTATTTGGAGAGCTTGCGGTAACCTCTGAATCGAGGGCATTGGTTCAGCTTTTCTTTGCCATGAATAAATCGAAAAAGAATCCGCTTGAAGAGAAAAAACGAGATGTAGAAAAAATCGGTGTGCTCGGTGCCGGTTTGATGGGAAGTGGCATCACGGAGGTGAGCATCGACGACGGATTTCATGTGTGGCTGAAAGATCAGACCCTGGAAAATGCGATGAAAGGAGAGAATACAATCCGCGATAATCTCGATAAAAAGATCAGCAAGCATATCATCTCTGAGTTTGAGCGAGATGAAACGATGAGCCGGGTTCACCCCACTGAAGCATACGACGGTTTTGAGGATATTGACCTTGTGATTGAGGCGGTTTTTGAAGACCTGGATCTGAAAAGAACCATTGTAAATGAGATTGAAGATGTTTGCCACGAGGATACGATTTTTGCCACAAACACCTCATCACTCCCCATTTCTGATATTGCCAAAAATTCAGAACGGCCTGAGCAGATTGTGGGAATGCACTACTTCTCACCCGTTCAAAAAATGCCGTTGATGGAGATCATCAAAACCGAAAAAACAGCTGACTGGGTGGTTGCAACGGCTTTTGATGTTGGATTGAGACAAGGGAAAAATGTAATCGTGGTAAACGATGGCCCCGGTTTCTATACAACGCGCATCCTCGCACCATTTATTAATGAAGCATTGTTACTTCTCGAGGAAGGCGCAAAAATTGAAGACCTCGACAGTGCCATGAAACAGTTTGGTTTCCCGGTAGGGCCGGTTGCGCTGCTGGATGAAGTGGGAATTGATGTGGGCGCTCACGTAGCTGAAACCCTTAGTGATAAATTTGAAAAGCGCGGGGCAAAAACCAGCAAAAAATCAAAAGAGTTGATGGAAGACGACTACCTCGGCCGAAAGAATAAGAGGGGTTTCTACAAATACGAAGAGGGCTCGAATAAGAAAAAAGAGGTCAATGAGAAGATCTACAGTTACTTTGGAGGAGCAGATCGCAAATCATTCGATCAAAAAGAGATACAGGACCGGCTTTCGTCTATGATGATTAACGAGGCGGTCTTATGCCTCCAGGAAGAAATTCTTCAAAATCCTACAGATGGAGATCTCGGAGCCATTCTCGGACTTGGATTTCCTCCATTCCTTGGGGGTCCTTTTCGGTATATCGACCGAATTGGTGTAGAGAGTTTTATCGAGCAGATGAAGTCTCTGCAAGACCAGCATGGTGATCGGTTTAAGCCTGCTGATATTTTGAACGAGATGAAAACTAAAGGATCACTTTTTCATCTTGAAAAATAGATATGAATCCAATTTAAATCCGCGAAGTTTTAGAAACTTCGCGGATTTTCTTCAAGCAGCAACACTCATCATTCATATTCTGCTCACAGTAATTCGTTAAATT of Balneolaceae bacterium contains these proteins:
- a CDS encoding glycoside hydrolase family 9 protein, with product MIPFKKLSLCLVGAFIMVSQITIAQRIPDMPMSAKWENTLEYEWSQKEVLESKRLASTENIDEWEHRGGYGSLSISNKNFYQGNASLLLVSPTKGNVSTMEEGFTDGRPWGVSSAFHPVQKEDWSDWNRISFWVYPDLPGFKVVSLSMVFHNDGQEQVPGPYDRHGLNYQIVENQKWNKVFWEFEHLGRDNVTGIEIRYRLQGNEPGATTTVKYFIDEVFIEKVKPDYYEGWNVAPGHIAYNHVGYVTDMPKTALASDVSAENFSLVHTLTDEVVFEKPIVSKETPIGTFQEMDFSEFNQTGQFILKAGDRKTKAFSIGSFEDIYRSTVIKTINHFYTQRCGYAVPGIHAVCHLDWTSIHGDQSIAINGGWHDAGDLSQGLTNTAEATHAKFALAYELRHTDPILSDRLIKEGKWGLDWMLKTRFGDGYRPMWSTMDFWTDGIIGTVDDVPSAARNSPDENFQAAKTEAKAAMVLWDSDLRLAKYAMESAEQDWEFARKELAGNIPSAPLAAVALNASLTLFEATGKEKYRDAAISYGAFILQSQQQKDLASDVALKGFFYRSPDRDDILHYSHRGHEQDLVIGLVRLSQLFPDHSKMSEWDNAIRLYADYYKNISTYTDPYFMIPAGIYDLNRADDDIQAEQIKSGVRLNDRYYLKSFPTWTSFRGNSGTILSQAKGLSAAANYLDDKDLLILSYKQLDWHLGLNPFNQSLMYGEGYRYAAQYSSMSGNLVGGLPVGVQTYFNRDVPYWPAENVYNWKEIWVHPSSRWLWIMTDFYK
- a CDS encoding thiolase family protein, with the protein product MSTSKKKKEVVFVDGGRTPFLRAQTDFKRFTAYDLGRLAIAGLINKTKLDGNHIDHVYYGNVIQDINTSNVARESSMAAGLPDSVPATTLSMACISSNIALTTATDSISRDQINASIVGGVEIMSDIPIRFRKKFRQKLLETQKYKSPTDWLKFFKGLNPSDLLPEIPSISEFSTGETMGESCDKMAAKYDINRKEQDAYAMRSHQLAYKASEAGFLKDEIIPVSVNNGDKIVEKDNGVRPDTDMEKLAKLNPAFIKPHGTVTAGNASFLTDGASAGLVMDKDFALKNGYQPKAVIRSYTYVAQRPDDELLIGPAFAVPKVLDEMNLTLDDIDVFEFHEAFAGQMLTVLKALDSDEFAKNRLNRKEKVGKVPWEKLNQWGGSLSLGHPFAATGIRLVTTAANRLIKEDGKYALIAACAAGGQGHAMIIERFTE
- the fadJ gene encoding fatty acid oxidation complex subunit alpha FadJ: MNKKKNILQLETTENVAVITLDTPGEKVNKLNEQLIGEFSTILDELETDDSVDGALLISGKENNFIAGADIEMFETRETADELSELSWTGHEILLRIENFSKPIVVGIHGSCMGGGTELALASHYRIVSDHNSTKIGLPEVKLGLLPGMGGTQRLPRLIGIQKALPYLLTGKNMYSYQAGKTGFADEVVHQYAIKDAGIKAVEKLKDGKVSHPDKRSVLEKISESNALGRSIIFDQARKRTRQETKGNYPAPPKIIDSVEYGYKNGFEKGLKYESKLFGELAVTSESRALVQLFFAMNKSKKNPLEEKKRDVEKIGVLGAGLMGSGITEVSIDDGFHVWLKDQTLENAMKGENTIRDNLDKKISKHIISEFERDETMSRVHPTEAYDGFEDIDLVIEAVFEDLDLKRTIVNEIEDVCHEDTIFATNTSSLPISDIAKNSERPEQIVGMHYFSPVQKMPLMEIIKTEKTADWVVATAFDVGLRQGKNVIVVNDGPGFYTTRILAPFINEALLLLEEGAKIEDLDSAMKQFGFPVGPVALLDEVGIDVGAHVAETLSDKFEKRGAKTSKKSKELMEDDYLGRKNKRGFYKYEEGSNKKKEVNEKIYSYFGGADRKSFDQKEIQDRLSSMMINEAVLCLQEEILQNPTDGDLGAILGLGFPPFLGGPFRYIDRIGVESFIEQMKSLQDQHGDRFKPADILNEMKTKGSLFHLEK